CGTGGGTCGAACTCCGCCTGCGCTTCCTCTCGCTTCCGCGGCGCGTCACCCGGAACCGCAACGCCATCTACGAACGGGTGCTCGCGCGGTTCAACGAGGAACCCGAACGGGTGCAGTTCCCCGTCGGCCGCAACCGCTGAGGCGCCTCGAATCGGAGAGCGCCGGCGCATCGAAACCCCGATACCCGCCGCCTCCCTGACCCGAGACGATGGAGTTCGAAACCGGGGCGATTCCCCTGTCGGACCTCGACGGCGCGTTCGACCTGCAGGCGACGCTGGAGAGCGGGCAGTCCTACCTCTGGGACCGCGCGGACGGCCGGATGTACGAGACGATGAGCGTGCACGGCGGCGACGCGTGGTACGAAACGGTCGTGCCCCCGATTCCGGGCGTCTCCGAGGAGTCCCTCGTCGTCCGGGTCCGGCAGACCGGCGACGAACGCGAGGGGCGTCTGGAGTGGGAGGCGACGGGGGACGCGGTGCCGGTTCTCACCCACCTCCTCCGCCTCGACGACGACTTGGACGCGATACTCGGGGGGACGCCCGACGATTCACTGCTCGACCGCGCCTACGACGCCTACGAGGGGATGCGCCTCGTGCGCGACCCGGCGTTTCCCTGCCTCGTGTCGTTCATCTGCTCGGCGCAGATGCGCGTCTCCCGCATCCACGGGATGCAGATGCGACTCGCCCGCGAGTACGGCGAGACGGTCGCCGTCGACGGCGAGACGTTCCACGCGTTCCCGACGCCCGAACGGTTGGCCGCGCGGACGGAGGAGGAACTCCGCGACCTGTCGCTGGGCTACCGCGCGCCGTACGTCCGGCGGACGGCCGAGATGGTCGCCGACGGTGAGGCTCACCCCGACGAGGCCGCGGGACTCCCCTACGAGGAGGCCCGCGAGTCGCTGACGCGGTTCGTCGGCGTCGGCGACAAGGTGTCCGACTGCGTGCTCTTGTTCTCCTTGGGCTACCTCGAAGCGGTCCCCCTCGACACGTGGATTCGCTCCGCCATCGAAGAGCACTACCCCGACTGCGAGAAGGGGTCGTACGCCGCCACCTCCCGGGCCATCCGCGACCGACTCGGCGGAACGTACGCCGGATACGCTCAGACGTACCTGTTCTACTATCTCCGCGCCGGCGGGGAGTGACCGTCCCGGAATCCGACCGGCGGTCGCCGGACCGACCTCGGTTCTGACGACCGCGGGATACCGCCGGTACCCGATTCACCGGAATACGGGGTCGCTCGCGCCGGAGACGGGGGTTCGGCTCCGACGAGATGCGAGCGTCCGGGCCAACCTTCATGCGGCGCCCGACGTAAGGTCGACTATGGACTGCAGGGTCGTCGTCGAGGCCGCGGTTCCCGTGTACGACGTCGAGACGGAGGACGAGGCCATCCGCATCGCCATCGCGAAGACCGGCGAACTGCTGAACCCGGACCTCAACTACGTCGAGATCAGCATGGGGTCGCGCACGTCGCCCGCCGGCGAGGAACTCGTCCCGGCGTTCGTCGCCGCCGACGAGGCCCTCGTCGCCCTCGAACTGGAGATGACCGTGTTCAACGTCGAACGGGAGGAACACGCCGCGCGCATCGCGCGCAAAGAGATCGGTCAGCGACTGGAGAGCGTCCCGCTGAAGGTGCTCCGCGTCGACGTCCTCCCCGACGAGGAGGAAGAGGAGGCCGAGGAGGCGAACGGGAACGGAGGCGGGAACGCAGACGCGGACGCGGACGACGACCTCATCCCGGAGTTCGACGACCTGATGGACGACGGCTGAGGGAGTCCGTTTCGGACTTCGACCGCTCTCCCGCCGTCAGTCTCGCGACCGAAGCCCGTTCTTCGCGTCGCTCCGTCTCCGCTCGGCGCCGAGGAGAGATGTGACTCGGCGGTCGGGGTGGTCGGAGGAGTCGCTGTTCTGTGGGCGTTTCAGTCCGCGTGCGGTGCGACGGCTTCTTGCTCGGGTTCGTCCATCGACGAGGTGATTCCTTTCACGAGTTTGAAAACAGCGGCCTTGTGGTCGGTCTTGGACTTGTGAATCGACGTCGGTCGGACGCCGAGTTCGTTGTACGCTGTGAGCGGGATATCGCTGTCTTCTCGCTCCTCGATTTCTGTGTGTACCTCTGCGAGCAGGCCGTGCAGGTGGATGAGTTCCTGCTTCTTCATGAGCAAACCCCACTTGAGACTGGAGGATTATATTACTATCTTGACCCTCGTTAGCACACCCTCCCTAAACGGCCGGAAAATACCGTCTGAAGGCCGATTTCAATACGTTAGATGATGACAGTTCGGCCGCGTGCGCGGTCTCATCGCGTTCGAATACAGTCGTTCGCAGAGACCGTTCGCCGCTCGCGGCCTAAGGGCTGACGGTTCGCGGACGCGCCGTGCGGGACGCGCCGCTCTCCTGAACGTTTTAGACGCCGCGTTCCCTTCTTTCCCCCATGGGCTACGAGGACCAACTCGACAGAGCGCTCGAACAGTCGCCCGACGTCGCCGACAGGAGCGACCGCTTTCGGGTCCCCGACCCGCGGATTCGTTCGGAGGGGAACGCGACGGTGTACGAGAACTTCGACGAGACGTGCGACCGACTCGCGCGCGACCCCTCGCACCTGATGAAGGCGATACAGACCGAACTCGGGACGAGCGCGGAGATAGACTCCAAGGGCCGCCTCCGTCTCACCGGGAACTTCAACGACCGGCGCCTGCAGGTCGCACTCGACGAGTACGTCGACGACTACGTCCGCTGTTCCGAGTGCGACTCGCCGGACACGCGCCTCGTCACCGAGCAGGGGACGACGGTGCTGAAGTGCGACGCCTGCGGGGCGCTCTCGGCGGTTCCGGACCTGTAGAAAGGGGTTCCGTCGTCCGTCGCCGGGGCGTCCGACCCCGCGCTACTCGAACTGTCTCACCGTCTGGAGGTCGCGTTCGGTTCGCATGAACTCGGCGAGGCGGCGGGTCGCGCCGCACGACGAGCACGTGTAGTTCTTCTTGGTGCCGGGGAGTTCGGACGGGTTCGCTTCCCAGTCCTTCCCGCACTCGGGGCACAGCAATCGAACAAACGCTTCGACCATGGTTGCCATTGACTCGCGGTGCAGGAATAAAGGTTTCCGCGTCGAAAACTCGCGTTCCGCGTCGGGTTCGTCGGCGCCGTCCGCCGCCGAGTCGTGCGAAAAAATGCGGCCGCGTGATCAGGCGAACAGGCCCGCATCATCCACTTCGAGCAGCTCTTTGTACCGGTTCCGGATGGTGACTTCGGAGATGCTCGCCACCTCGCTCACCTGGCTCTGCGTCACCTTCTCGTTGGTGAGCAGCGCGGCCGCGTAGACGGCCGCGGCGGCGAGGCCGACGGGCGATTTGCCCGAGTGGATGCCGGCCTCCTTCGCCCCTCGGAGCAGCGTGTGGGCCTGCCGCTCGGCCTCGTCGGAGAGGTCGAGTTCGGAGGCGAACCGCGGGACGTACTGCTCGGGGTCGGCGGGCTCGATTTCGAGCTTCAGTTCGCGGACGATGTATCGGTACGTCCGGGTGAGTTCCATCTTGTCGACGCGGGAGACCGTCTTCAACTCGTCGAGCGACCGGGGCGTTCCGGCCTGTCGCGCGGCGGCGTACAGCGACGCCGTGGCGACGCCCTCGATGGACCGTCCCGGAAGCAGGTCGTCGTCAAGCGCGCGGCGGTAGATGACCGAGGCCGTCTCGCGGACGTTCTCGGGCAGGCCGAGCGCGGAAGCCATGCGGTCTATCTCGCCGAGCGCCTGCTTGAGGTTGCGCTCCTTCGAGTTCCTCGTTCTGAACCGCTCGTTCCACGTGCGGAGCCGCTGCATCTGCTCTCGCTGGCGCGCCGACAGCGAGTTGCCGTAGGCGTCCTTGTTCTGCCAGCCGATGTTGGTCGACAGCCCCTTGTCGTGCATCATCCGGGTCGTCGGCGCGCCGACGCGGGACTTCGAGTCGCGCTCCGAGGAGTCGAACGCGCGCCACTCGGGGCCGCGGTCGACGGCGTCCGTCTCGACGACGAGGCCGCAGTCGCCGCAGACCGTCTCGCCGCGGGCCTCGTCGGTGACGAGCGACCCGCCGCACTCGGGACACACCTGCCGCTCGGTCTCCGCTTCCGTCTCGCGTTCCGTCGCCGTCTCGTCGGCGCTCTCGCGCCGTCGGTCTGTGCTGACGTACTCTCTGATTGTCGTA
This Halogeometricum sp. S3BR5-2 DNA region includes the following protein-coding sequences:
- a CDS encoding UPF0058 family protein, translating into MKKQELIHLHGLLAEVHTEIEEREDSDIPLTAYNELGVRPTSIHKSKTDHKAAVFKLVKGITSSMDEPEQEAVAPHAD
- a CDS encoding DNA-3-methyladenine glycosylase family protein; its protein translation is MEFETGAIPLSDLDGAFDLQATLESGQSYLWDRADGRMYETMSVHGGDAWYETVVPPIPGVSEESLVVRVRQTGDEREGRLEWEATGDAVPVLTHLLRLDDDLDAILGGTPDDSLLDRAYDAYEGMRLVRDPAFPCLVSFICSAQMRVSRIHGMQMRLAREYGETVAVDGETFHAFPTPERLAARTEEELRDLSLGYRAPYVRRTAEMVADGEAHPDEAAGLPYEEARESLTRFVGVGDKVSDCVLLFSLGYLEAVPLDTWIRSAIEEHYPDCEKGSYAATSRAIRDRLGGTYAGYAQTYLFYYLRAGGE
- a CDS encoding DUF555 domain-containing protein; amino-acid sequence: MDCRVVVEAAVPVYDVETEDEAIRIAIAKTGELLNPDLNYVEISMGSRTSPAGEELVPAFVAADEALVALELEMTVFNVEREEHAARIARKEIGQRLESVPLKVLRVDVLPDEEEEEAEEANGNGGGNADADADDDLIPEFDDLMDDG
- a CDS encoding transcription initiation factor IIB, with protein sequence MSDTTIREYVSTDRRRESADETATERETEAETERQVCPECGGSLVTDEARGETVCGDCGLVVETDAVDRGPEWRAFDSSERDSKSRVGAPTTRMMHDKGLSTNIGWQNKDAYGNSLSARQREQMQRLRTWNERFRTRNSKERNLKQALGEIDRMASALGLPENVRETASVIYRRALDDDLLPGRSIEGVATASLYAAARQAGTPRSLDELKTVSRVDKMELTRTYRYIVRELKLEIEPADPEQYVPRFASELDLSDEAERQAHTLLRGAKEAGIHSGKSPVGLAAAAVYAAALLTNEKVTQSQVSEVASISEVTIRNRYKELLEVDDAGLFA
- a CDS encoding translation initiation factor IF-2 subunit beta; translated protein: MGYEDQLDRALEQSPDVADRSDRFRVPDPRIRSEGNATVYENFDETCDRLARDPSHLMKAIQTELGTSAEIDSKGRLRLTGNFNDRRLQVALDEYVDDYVRCSECDSPDTRLVTEQGTTVLKCDACGALSAVPDL